CCTGGTAGCGCTGGCCATTGAAGGTGAAGGTCAGCTGTCGTGAGCGGTCAACGCGACCGCCGGTCTTGAGTCGGTTCGGCTGGCTCATGCCCGGACTCCTTCTTCATGCTTGACCTGAGACGCATTGCGCTCGTTATCGGCTGCTGCAGCGGCTTGCTGGGCCACATAGTTCTCAGCGGTGATCGACGGCTGCTCGCCCATCTTGTAGACCTCGAGGATCTCGTAACTCACGGTGTGGCGCGTGATATTGAAGAACTTGCGGCATCCCACCGCGTGTACCCACAGCTCATGGTGGACACCACGCGGGTTGTCGCGGAAGAACAGATAATCACCCCATTCATCGTCGCTGGTTGACTCCGGGTCCGCCGGGCGGGCGATATGCGCCTGGCCCTTCGGGTGAAATTCCTCTTCCTCGCGGTGCTCACCGCAGTAGGGACAGAAGATATAGAACATGGCAGGTCT
Above is a window of Halomonas sp. I5-271120 DNA encoding:
- a CDS encoding sarcosine oxidase subunit delta, with the translated sequence MFYIFCPYCGEHREEEEFHPKGQAHIARPADPESTSDDEWGDYLFFRDNPRGVHHELWVHAVGCRKFFNITRHTVSYEILEVYKMGEQPSITAENYVAQQAAAAADNERNASQVKHEEGVRA